The following proteins are encoded in a genomic region of Triticum dicoccoides isolate Atlit2015 ecotype Zavitan chromosome 1B, WEW_v2.0, whole genome shotgun sequence:
- the LOC119350439 gene encoding uncharacterized protein LOC119350439 has protein sequence MAAPPRDPGKNPRGVLPGDRIFASLAPYITFADHLRLRIVCRAWRFFSRRLGRRPPPFPWLMLPEPASASQSAPAPAPANVRRQFYDIPGGRPYAYDVPGEGYHRCVASSACGWLVFVSVDAPRRLVLANPVAGARLVLSWPFKEKNAEGRFHAALTSSPADRRACFLVLATDRLVAYCRPGQQDQGWLTLRAPGFRYDPAASDMVTVGAMVYLVDGRRKVWRADLADPEPKVECRNTACQLPFGESSMRHYLVESLRHVHLVLADEHNARVALFRLDWDKKMWMQDRVRGDRVLLLGRGCSASVPAASGRPPGMLLFAHQPSLSLVDVGGCGAGLAWFWAESWVDDGSDDMLVLKKKMHHRQGEFTAGDSFWFFPAIDPDERAMVASQA, from the coding sequence ATGGCGGCGCCGCCTCGCGATCCGGGGAAAAACCCTAGGGGGGTCCTCCCCGGCGACCGCATCTTCGCCTCGCTGGCCCCCTACATCACCTTCGCCGACCACCTCCGCCTCCGCATCGTCTGCCGCGCGTGGCGCTTCTTCTCCCGCCGCctcggccgccgcccgccgcccttccCGTGGCTCATGCTCCCGGAGCCGGCCTCCGCCTCGCAgtccgcgcccgcgcccgcgccggccAACGTGCGCCGCCAGTTCTACGACATCCCCGGGGGGCGGCCCTACGCGTACGATGTCCCGGGGGAGGGCTACCACCGCTGCGTCGCGTCCTCCGCCTGCGGGTGGCTCGTCTTCGTCTCCGTGGACGCGCCGCGCCGCCTCGTCCTCGCGAACCCCGTCGCCGGCGCGCGGCTGGTCCTGTCGTGGCCGTTCAAGGAGAAGAACGCCGAAGGGCGATTCCACGCCGCGCTGACGTCATCCCCGGCTGACCGCCGGGCGTGCTTCCTCGTCCTCGCCACGGACAGGCTCGTCGCCTACTGCCGCCCCGGCCAGCAGGACCAGGGGTGGCTCACCCTGCGCGCCCCGGGGTTCCGCTACGACCCGGCCGCCAGCGACATGGTCACCGTCGGCGCCATGGTGTACCTGGTCGACGGCAGGAGGAAGGTCTGGCGCGCGGACCTCGCGGACCCGGAGCCCAAGGTGGAGTGCCGGAACACGGCGTGCCAGCTCCCGTTCGGCGAGAGCAGCATGCGCCACTACCTCGTGGAGTCGCTCCGGCACGTCCACCTCGTGCTCGCGGACGAGCACAACGCGCGCGTCGCGCTCTTCAGGTTGGACTGGGACAAGAAGATGTGGATGCAGGACCGGGTGCGCGGGGACCGTGTCCTGCTTTTGGGCCGCGGGTGCTCGGCCTCTGTGCCGGCGGCGTCGGGCCGGCCGCCTGGCATGCTGCTATTCGCGCACCAGCCGTCGTTGAGTCTCGTTGACGTGGGCGGTTGTGGCGCTGGGCTCGCGTGGTTCTGGGCGGAATCGTGGGTGGATGACGGCTCGGATGATatgctggtgctgaagaagaagatgcacCACCGGCAAGGCGAGTTCACCGCTGGTGACTCGTTCTGGTTCTTCCCGGCCATCGATCCGGATGAAAGGGCTATGGTTGCATCGCAGGCCTAG